The Vicingus serpentipes genome includes the window ATTAGAAATTGCATCAGCAAATAAATAAAGAAATAAGATGAAAAATTACTTCAATACATTACCACTAAGAAAACAGTTAGAGCAACTTGGAACTTGCGATTTTATGGATTCATCAGAATTTGATGAAGGAACAAGTAAACTAGAAGGTAAAAAAATTGTTATCGTTGGATGTGGCTCTCAAGGGTTAAATCAAGGACTAAATATAAGAGATTCAGGATTAGATGTTTCATACACTTTGAGAGATTCTGCAATTAATGAAAAAAGAACCTCTTATTTAAATGCTTCTGAAAATGGTTTTAAAGTGGGTACATATCAAGAAATGATCCCTACAGCTGATTTGGTAATTAACTTAACTCCAGATAAGCAACATACTTCAGTTGTTCAAGCGGTTATGCCATTAATGAAAAATGGTGCTGCACTTTCATATTCTCATGGTTTTAATATTGTTGAGGAAGGTATGGAAATCAGAAAAGATATTACCGTTGTAATGGTAGCTCCTAAATCACCGGGTACTGAAGTGAGAGAAGAATTTAAAAGAGGATTTGGAGTACCAACTTTAATAGCTGTTCATCCAGAAAATGATCCAAATGGAGATGGTTTGGAGATAGCAAAAGCTTATTGTGTAGGAACAGGTGGTCATAAAGCAGGTGTGTTACATTCGTCTTTTGTTGCGGAAGTTAAATCTGATTTAATGGGAGAACAAACCATATTATGTGGGGTATTACAAACTGGCTCTATATTATGTTTTGATAAAATGGTTGAAAAAGGTGTAGAACCTGGTTATGCTGCAAAACTAATTCAATATGGATGGGAAGTAATTACAGAAGCATTAAAGCATGGTGGAATTACTAACATGATGGATAGACTTTCAAATCCTGCAAAAATAGCAGCGTTTGATATTGCTGAAGAATTAAAAGAAATAATGACTCCTTTATTTCAAAAACATATGGATGATATTATGTCTGGTGAATTTTCGAAAGGCATGATGAAAGATTGGGCGAATAATGATGCCGATTTATTAAAGTGGAGAGCTGAGACAGGTGAAACAGCTTTTGAAAAAACAGAAGCAATATCTTCTGAATTATCAGAACAAGAATATTTTGATAATGGATTGTTGATGGTAGCTTTTGTAAAAGCTGGTGTAGAGTTAGCTTTTGAAACAATGACAGAAACTGGAATAAAAGAAGAGTCGGCTTATTACGAATCGTTGCATGAAGCACCATTAATTGCAAATACAATTGCTCGTAAAAAACTGTTTGAAATGAACAGAATAATAAGTGATACAGCTGAATATGGTTGTTATTTGTTTGATCATTCATGCAAGCCTTTATTAGCTGATTTTATGAAAAAAGTTGATATCAATTTAATTGGTAAAAACTTCAATGAAAATATAAATACTGGAGTCGATAATAAAGAATTGATAGAAGTGAACGAATTAATCAGATTTCATCCGATAGAAATAATTGGTTATGAGTTAAGAGAATCGATGACTGAAATGACTAATTTAAATTAGGTTTAAATGAAAACAGCTACTTATTTTCCAAAATTAGAAGATGTAAAATTTGCCTCTAGTATTTTAAAAGATGTGGCATCTGAAACTCCTTTGATGATAAATTTTAATGCATCAAAAGAGCATGATGCAACCATTTATTTAAAAAGAGAAGATTTACAAAATGTAAGATCTTACAAAATTAGAGGTGCTTTTAACAAAATAAGTAGTTTAACTAATGATGAATTAGCTAAAGGAGTAGTGTGTGCTAGTGCGGGAAATCATGCTCAAGGGGTTGCGTTTAGCTGTAGGTACAAAAAAATAAAAGGCGTAATATTTATGCCTTTACCAACTCCTCAACAAAAAATTGAACAAGTTAGAATGTTTGGAGAAGACTACGTTCAAATTAAATTAGTAGGAGACACTTTTGATGATGCACAGTTAGCTGCTAAAGAGTTTTGTACAAATAATCAGATGACATTTATTCCTCCATTTGATGATGAGAAAGTAATAGAAGGTCAAGCTACGGTTGGGTTGGAAATATTAGCGCAAGCTAAAGCTCCTATAGATTACCTTTTTTTACCAATAGGGGGTGGTGGATTGGCTGCAGGAGTCATTTCCGTTTTTAAACAATTGTCTCCAAATACAAAGGTTGTTGGAGTAGAACCAGAAGGAGCGCCTTCAATGAGTACTTCAATAAAAAATGGAGAGAATACCAAATTATTAAATATAGATAAGTTTATCGATGGCGCTGCCGTTCAAAAAGTAGGAGATTTAACTTTTCAAATTTGTAAAGATAATTTAGCTGATATGGTAGTTGTGCCTGAAGGCAAAGTTT containing:
- the ilvC gene encoding ketol-acid reductoisomerase; amino-acid sequence: MKNYFNTLPLRKQLEQLGTCDFMDSSEFDEGTSKLEGKKIVIVGCGSQGLNQGLNIRDSGLDVSYTLRDSAINEKRTSYLNASENGFKVGTYQEMIPTADLVINLTPDKQHTSVVQAVMPLMKNGAALSYSHGFNIVEEGMEIRKDITVVMVAPKSPGTEVREEFKRGFGVPTLIAVHPENDPNGDGLEIAKAYCVGTGGHKAGVLHSSFVAEVKSDLMGEQTILCGVLQTGSILCFDKMVEKGVEPGYAAKLIQYGWEVITEALKHGGITNMMDRLSNPAKIAAFDIAEELKEIMTPLFQKHMDDIMSGEFSKGMMKDWANNDADLLKWRAETGETAFEKTEAISSELSEQEYFDNGLLMVAFVKAGVELAFETMTETGIKEESAYYESLHEAPLIANTIARKKLFEMNRIISDTAEYGCYLFDHSCKPLLADFMKKVDINLIGKNFNENINTGVDNKELIEVNELIRFHPIEIIGYELRESMTEMTNLN
- the ilvA gene encoding threonine ammonia-lyase, producing the protein MKTATYFPKLEDVKFASSILKDVASETPLMINFNASKEHDATIYLKREDLQNVRSYKIRGAFNKISSLTNDELAKGVVCASAGNHAQGVAFSCRYKKIKGVIFMPLPTPQQKIEQVRMFGEDYVQIKLVGDTFDDAQLAAKEFCTNNQMTFIPPFDDEKVIEGQATVGLEILAQAKAPIDYLFLPIGGGGLAAGVISVFKQLSPNTKVVGVEPEGAPSMSTSIKNGENTKLLNIDKFIDGAAVQKVGDLTFQICKDNLADMVVVPEGKVCETILKLYNKDAIVVEPAGALSLAALDQYHEEIKGKNVVCVLSGSNNDITRMEEIKERALLYSGLKHYFIVNFAQRAGALKEFVNDILGPNDDITYFEFSQKNNREKGPAVVGVQLKSKEDLQPLMLRMMDRGVLGEYLNEKPNLLNMII